In Nitrospirota bacterium, the genomic window TTAATTATCCGGATGGCCAACCAGATGATCCCAAATATAATGTTCTCTTGCATGATTTTTCGGATGAGTATCCAGATGCGCAGGTAGCTTACAATGATGATGAAGGAGATTCTTCCGCAGACAGCAGCTATTGGGCATTTATAATCAGGAACGGAGCTCCTGACTATGATATAGCGGCGATTATTACTTATGATAAAAAGACAGATACAATTCTCGGGACATTGAATTCTCCTCCCAAACCGAACTTTGTGGACGTATCACCGTCCGGCTCAAAGGTGGTGCTTTCCAGCTACTGGCATTCCGGGGGCGAGGGAAGCAATTTTGATGGTCCACACGCATGGGATTTAGATTTTACAAATCCTGTTAAAGTGGCAGCAGGAAGTGCGCATTCCGGGTGGGCTTGGGACAAAAGCGGCAATGAAGGGTTTCTGCAAATAAACAATGCTGGGACAGGAGATTGGCTTAGATTTTCCAATATCTTATCTGAGGATTACTTTAAGGTCTACTACCAGGGAGACCTTGGTTGGGCAGGACATCATTTTTCAAGAGTTTATCAACCCTATCAAAAAGGTTGGATATTCCTGGATATCTATACAAATTCAGGCTGGGCTGCAGATCAGATTTTAGCTATTGAAGCCATTCCTGCCAGCCAGAATCCCAGTGTTTGGAGAATTGCTTATACTCAGAACTTGCGTGGTGAATCAGGAAAGGACTATTTGGGAGAGCAGATGGTTTCTATGAGTTATGATGGAACAAAAATGTATTATTGTTCAAACTGGAGAGGGGCAGACAATAACGAGATATACGAAGTTGCACTTCCCCCCAACTGGTGGCTGGATTTGCAGTAAGGATTGCAGATGAGCTTATTTCATTGATAACCTCAGGGATTAAATCAGTGAGGCAATCAATAGTGATAATAAAGGAGTTTCTCTTTGTTGGCTTGACGCTTAGATACCGGGTAGGACAAAGCGATGTATTGGTAGTCTAACCGTCAAGCCGTTCCATTAATAATTTGTGAGAGTCTTGCATGTTTTGAAGTCACGTTTAGAATACCCCTTCTTAATCCAAGCTCTTTATTTCTGAGTCCAGATGCTTAATATGCCTCAAGTATCATTATATAGAAAGCTTTGCCTTATGTCTGTATTTTATTTGTCTTCAGGATTATTGGTTTACGGGTTTTTAATTGAGCCGTATGTTGTTACTGTTAAAAATATTGATATTCATTCTGAAAGACTGGCAAACGTGCTAAAAGGTTATAAAGTTGTACAAATCTCAGATTTACATATATCAAAGTATGGTAGAAGAGAAAAGAAAGTTGTTAAAGTTTTAAGAAACATTGATCCTGACATTGTCTTTTTTACAGGAGATGCGATTGAATGGGGAGCAGATTTCAAGCCAGTATTGCAATTTTTTAGGAATGTTCCTGCTAAAATTGGTGTCTGGGCTGTTTTGGGTAACTCCGACTATTCAAATGCTAAGGAGATGTGCTTGCTTTGCCACGAGCCTAACTCAAAAAGTTTGCTTAAAAAAAAGCGTGTAAGATTTCTTAGAAATACAAACGAAGTGATAAAAATCAAAAGAACAGATGGTTCATTGCAACCTTTAAAGCTTGCTATTATTGGAGTTGACGACTTTGTTACTGGAAGAGCTGATCTCAAATCCTCAATCAGACAAATCCCTCGGGAAGTTCCAAAGATTCTGCTGTCTCATTCTCCGGACCTTTTTGTGGAAGCATCAAGAAGTGGTATCGATCTCTTGCTCGCTGGACACACACACGGAGGTCAAATTTTTATTGTAGCTATTTTAGGGGGAGTTATAAGCAGTTTAGGTATACATGATTTGAAATATACTACGGGGTTATATAATAAGGGCAAAACTGTCATGTATGTTAACTCTGGGATAGGTACTAGTATTATACCGGTTAGAATAGGTGTGCCTCCACAGATTGCAATTTTGAATTTTAAGTAGAACCTGTCTTAAATGGTGAACCCTTCTTACAAAAGACGCTTTAGTCTCTATGTGACGGTATTATTATTGTTTTCATTGACTTCATGTATAAAGAAACCAGCAAACCTTATTCTGGCCAGCTTTGAATCTGAAAGGGAACTTGATGGGCTTGTCTGGGAATGTGGCAGGTGGTTTGAACTGACCCCATTACATAGAACGCATGGAATGCTAGCCTTAAAGGTGGAGATATCTCCTTCTCAGGAACCAATATTCCGGGTTTTTCTGACAGAAAATGATTGGTCTACATATAATTGGTTTAATATTGATGTTTTTAATCCGGAACATGTACAATTGCCGCTTACGATTCGATTTATAGATGAGGATAGTGATAGAGACCCGGGCAAATACTACACAAAAGTATATGCTCTATCTTCAGGCCTGAATCATATAAGTATTCCTATAGCTGAAATCAAAAAGGGTCCTCAGAAAAGAAACTTAAAGCTGCATAAGATGAAGAAGATTGCCGTTCTGTTACTAAAATCTCAGCAGAAACATACGCTGTATTTTGATAATATTGAGTTAAGAAAGTAAATTGCCGGAATGAAATTGCATCGAGTCCACAACCTGCTTTTGTTTTGTTTGCAGCCAAGAAATATGGAATTATTAAATCATGGATATTAGAGAAAACAAGGTTTCGGTTTTAATCCCTTGCAGAAATGAAGTTGAAGCCATAGAGACTTGTCTGAAAAATGTTTTTAGTTTTGAGTCTCCTGAAGGCGGGTTTGAGGTGATTATTATTGACGGGATGAGTGATGATGGAACTCGTGAAATCATATCAGAAAAAATGAAAGACTATCCTGACCTTATCTTGATTGATAATCCTGAAAGGACAATCCCTCACGCCATGAACCTTGGTATTCGGAAAGCAAGGGGGGAATACATTATTAGAACAGACGTAAGGTGTATTCACCCAGAAAATTATCTTTGCGAGCTTATTGAGTTGAGTGAGCAGAGTAAAGCTGATAACGTAGGTGCTGTATTAGAACCGGAAGGTAAAACATATGTTCAGAAAAGCATTGCAACTGCATATAAAAGCCCATTGTCAATGGGTAGCGCATTACGAGATAGAGGAGACTTTACAGGGGAGACTGATGCTGTATATGGAGGCTGTTTTAAAAAGGAACGTTTGTTAGAAATTGGCATGTATGATGAGGAAATGATTAAAAATGAGGACGATGAGCTATCTTTCAGATTGAGAGAGAACGGCGGGAAGGTTATTCAAACCGGTAGAGTTAAAGTCAAGTACTTTCCAAGGAAAAATTTTCTGCACCTTTTTAAGCAATTCATGCAATACGGCTATTGGAAGGTCCCTGTCTTAAAAAAGCATCCAACTCAGGCTTCTTTGAGGCATTTAGCTCCAACTTCATTAGTGTTAGGTTTTTTAGTATTGTCTTTTGCGGCGATATTTAATAAATACGCAAGAGTTGGAACAGGATTATACGTTATAAGCTATTTCCTGATTTTATGCTTGGAGTCCATCAGGCTTTCATATAAAAAAGACCTGAAGTTGTTTCCCTTAATTGCTTTTTCTATGGCGATTATACATATAGGTTATGGGGTTGGTTTCTTGATAGGTGTATTGTGTTCATTATTTAATGTAAAACCAAAGTGGTTTGAAACCTTAACCAGATAAGACTTTAATTTGTCAGAGAAAATAATACACGCTTTTTCCATAGACGTTGAAGACTGGTACCAGTCTTCTTATGATTTCAATGCCCCGGTCGACGAGGTCTGTGTTCATAATACACGGCTGGTGCTCGATTTTCTTTCAAAACACAACGTGAAAGGTACTTTTTTTATCCAGGGACTCGTTGCCAGGACATTCCCTCATCTGGTCAAGGAGGTTTATGCTGAGGGACATGAGGTACAGTCTCATGGTTATTCACATCGCCC contains:
- a CDS encoding glycosyltransferase family 2 protein; this translates as MDIRENKVSVLIPCRNEVEAIETCLKNVFSFESPEGGFEVIIIDGMSDDGTREIISEKMKDYPDLILIDNPERTIPHAMNLGIRKARGEYIIRTDVRCIHPENYLCELIELSEQSKADNVGAVLEPEGKTYVQKSIATAYKSPLSMGSALRDRGDFTGETDAVYGGCFKKERLLEIGMYDEEMIKNEDDELSFRLRENGGKVIQTGRVKVKYFPRKNFLHLFKQFMQYGYWKVPVLKKHPTQASLRHLAPTSLVLGFLVLSFAAIFNKYARVGTGLYVISYFLILCLESIRLSYKKDLKLFPLIAFSMAIIHIGYGVGFLIGVLCSLFNVKPKWFETLTR
- a CDS encoding metallophosphoesterase, whose amino-acid sequence is MSVFYLSSGLLVYGFLIEPYVVTVKNIDIHSERLANVLKGYKVVQISDLHISKYGRREKKVVKVLRNIDPDIVFFTGDAIEWGADFKPVLQFFRNVPAKIGVWAVLGNSDYSNAKEMCLLCHEPNSKSLLKKKRVRFLRNTNEVIKIKRTDGSLQPLKLAIIGVDDFVTGRADLKSSIRQIPREVPKILLSHSPDLFVEASRSGIDLLLAGHTHGGQIFIVAILGGVISSLGIHDLKYTTGLYNKGKTVMYVNSGIGTSIIPVRIGVPPQIAILNFK
- a CDS encoding fibronectin type III domain-containing protein, which produces MLYSCGSAGENDLNDVSSSDVTGDTTAPAAINDLAASNPTLNSIELSWTAPGDDGDTGTAVSYDIRYSTSTISDANWSAATRVTGEPTPEAAGTTQSMTVTGLVPETTYYVAVKTADEVPNTSNQSNVVAAITDASTFEYIMGTDDYGQPTVSQPAQWETYTDPVTGLTIRRITDAEKDVPGASSACVHYVRVSPVSSNGRHLLMEIKGTKGNPYYIMDLQTRKVRVAPHATGKPYANNGGIDAQPEYRWDYSGNYPTRIYYRDGLKFYQADINYPDGQPDDPKYNVLLHDFSDEYPDAQVAYNDDEGDSSADSSYWAFIIRNGAPDYDIAAIITYDKKTDTILGTLNSPPKPNFVDVSPSGSKVVLSSYWHSGGEGSNFDGPHAWDLDFTNPVKVAAGSAHSGWAWDKSGNEGFLQINNAGTGDWLRFSNILSEDYFKVYYQGDLGWAGHHFSRVYQPYQKGWIFLDIYTNSGWAADQILAIEAIPASQNPSVWRIAYTQNLRGESGKDYLGEQMVSMSYDGTKMYYCSNWRGADNNEIYEVALPPNWWLDLQ